In Euphorbia lathyris chromosome 10, ddEupLath1.1, whole genome shotgun sequence, a single genomic region encodes these proteins:
- the LOC136209911 gene encoding probable LRR receptor-like serine/threonine-protein kinase At1g67720 isoform X4 — protein sequence MYPDDPFDRMWESDSLKKANYLVDVAEGTKRVSTDMPIDVKTHERPPEKVMQTDVVGTNGSLTYRLNLDGFPGYGWAATYFAEIEDLRPSESRKFRLILPGHSDMSIPIVNIQENALGKYRLYQPGYPNVSLPFVLSFRFGKTSDSSMGPLLNALEVNKYLKESDGSMGGEAIASVISLNTSADWAQEGSDPCLPVPWSWLDCTSDERPTIAKIRNMVLLFKTWFLFYRYRWLDGNNLTGPIPDFSGCANLEIIHLENNQLTGEPPSSLASPPNLREL from the exons AT GTATCCTGATGACCCGTTCGATCGAATGTGGGAATCTGATTCTCTGAAGAAAGCAAATTACCTTGTTGATGTTGCTGAGGGTACTAAGAGAGTTTCAACTGACATGCCTATAGATGTCAAAACGCACGAAAGGCCTCCAGAGAAAGTGATGCAAACTGATGTAGTTGGTACGAACGGATCATTAACATATCGGTTGAACTTAGATGGTTTTCCAGGTTATGGTTGGGCTGCAACATACTTTGCAGAAATTGAAGATCTTCGTCCTTCTGAGTCCAGGAAATTCAGGCTTATTCTCCCTGGTCACTCTGATATGAGCATACCTATTGTTAATATCCAAGAAAATGCTCTAGGAAAATATCGGCTCTATCAACCAGGATATCCCAATGTATCCCTCCCTTTTGTATTGTCATTTAGATTTGGGAAGACGTCTGATTCATCCATGGGGCCACTTTTGAACGCCTTGGAGGTTAACAAGTATCTAAAGGAAAGTGATGGTTCCATGGGTG GAGAAGCCATTGCTAGTGTCATATCTCTCAATACATCAGCAGATTGGGCACAAGAAGGCAGTGATCCATGTTTACCAGTTCCATGGTCATGGTTGGATTGCACCTCAGATGAACGGCCGACAATAGCCAAAAT TAGGAACATGGTCTTACTTTTCAAGACTTGGTTCTTGTTTTATCGTTACAGATGGCTTGATGGGAATAATCTAACTGGTCCAATACCCGATTTTAGCGGATGTGCAAATTTGGAGATCAT CCATCTTGAGAACAATCAGTTGACCGGTGAGCCGCCTTCCTCATTAGCGAGCCCACCAAATTTAAGGGAACT GTGA
- the LOC136209911 gene encoding probable LRR receptor-like serine/threonine-protein kinase At1g67720 isoform X1, with translation MYPDDPFDRMWESDSLKKANYLVDVAEGTKRVSTDMPIDVKTHERPPEKVMQTDVVGTNGSLTYRLNLDGFPGYGWAATYFAEIEDLRPSESRKFRLILPGHSDMSIPIVNIQENALGKYRLYQPGYPNVSLPFVLSFRFGKTSDSSMGPLLNALEVNKYLKESDGSMGGEAIASVISLNTSADWAQEGSDPCLPVPWSWLDCTSDERPTIAKIRNMVLLFKTWFLFYRYRWLDGNNLTGPIPDFSGCANLEIIHLENNQLTGEPPSSLASPPNLRELHVQNNLLSGSIPSDLLDKNIVLK, from the exons AT GTATCCTGATGACCCGTTCGATCGAATGTGGGAATCTGATTCTCTGAAGAAAGCAAATTACCTTGTTGATGTTGCTGAGGGTACTAAGAGAGTTTCAACTGACATGCCTATAGATGTCAAAACGCACGAAAGGCCTCCAGAGAAAGTGATGCAAACTGATGTAGTTGGTACGAACGGATCATTAACATATCGGTTGAACTTAGATGGTTTTCCAGGTTATGGTTGGGCTGCAACATACTTTGCAGAAATTGAAGATCTTCGTCCTTCTGAGTCCAGGAAATTCAGGCTTATTCTCCCTGGTCACTCTGATATGAGCATACCTATTGTTAATATCCAAGAAAATGCTCTAGGAAAATATCGGCTCTATCAACCAGGATATCCCAATGTATCCCTCCCTTTTGTATTGTCATTTAGATTTGGGAAGACGTCTGATTCATCCATGGGGCCACTTTTGAACGCCTTGGAGGTTAACAAGTATCTAAAGGAAAGTGATGGTTCCATGGGTG GAGAAGCCATTGCTAGTGTCATATCTCTCAATACATCAGCAGATTGGGCACAAGAAGGCAGTGATCCATGTTTACCAGTTCCATGGTCATGGTTGGATTGCACCTCAGATGAACGGCCGACAATAGCCAAAAT TAGGAACATGGTCTTACTTTTCAAGACTTGGTTCTTGTTTTATCGTTACAGATGGCTTGATGGGAATAATCTAACTGGTCCAATACCCGATTTTAGCGGATGTGCAAATTTGGAGATCAT CCATCTTGAGAACAATCAGTTGACCGGTGAGCCGCCTTCCTCATTAGCGAGCCCACCAAATTTAAGGGAACT GCATGTGCAAAACAACTTGTTATCTGGAAGCATACCATCGGACCTTCTCGATAAAAACATAGTTCTAAA GTGA
- the LOC136209911 gene encoding probable LRR receptor-like serine/threonine-protein kinase At1g67720 isoform X3, which produces MYPDDPFDRMWESDSLKKANYLVDVAEGTKRVSTDMPIDVKTHERPPEKVMQTDVVGTNGSLTYRLNLDGFPGYGWAATYFAEIEDLRPSESRKFRLILPGHSDMSIPIVNIQENALGKYRLYQPGYPNVSLPFVLSFRFGKTSDSSMGPLLNALEVNKYLKESDGSMGGEAIASVISLNTSADWAQEGSDPCLPVPWSWLDCTSDERPTIAKIWLDGNNLTGPIPDFSGCANLEIIHLENNQLTGEPPSSLASPPNLRELHVQNNLLSGSIPSDLLDKNIVLK; this is translated from the exons AT GTATCCTGATGACCCGTTCGATCGAATGTGGGAATCTGATTCTCTGAAGAAAGCAAATTACCTTGTTGATGTTGCTGAGGGTACTAAGAGAGTTTCAACTGACATGCCTATAGATGTCAAAACGCACGAAAGGCCTCCAGAGAAAGTGATGCAAACTGATGTAGTTGGTACGAACGGATCATTAACATATCGGTTGAACTTAGATGGTTTTCCAGGTTATGGTTGGGCTGCAACATACTTTGCAGAAATTGAAGATCTTCGTCCTTCTGAGTCCAGGAAATTCAGGCTTATTCTCCCTGGTCACTCTGATATGAGCATACCTATTGTTAATATCCAAGAAAATGCTCTAGGAAAATATCGGCTCTATCAACCAGGATATCCCAATGTATCCCTCCCTTTTGTATTGTCATTTAGATTTGGGAAGACGTCTGATTCATCCATGGGGCCACTTTTGAACGCCTTGGAGGTTAACAAGTATCTAAAGGAAAGTGATGGTTCCATGGGTG GAGAAGCCATTGCTAGTGTCATATCTCTCAATACATCAGCAGATTGGGCACAAGAAGGCAGTGATCCATGTTTACCAGTTCCATGGTCATGGTTGGATTGCACCTCAGATGAACGGCCGACAATAGCCAAAAT ATGGCTTGATGGGAATAATCTAACTGGTCCAATACCCGATTTTAGCGGATGTGCAAATTTGGAGATCAT CCATCTTGAGAACAATCAGTTGACCGGTGAGCCGCCTTCCTCATTAGCGAGCCCACCAAATTTAAGGGAACT GCATGTGCAAAACAACTTGTTATCTGGAAGCATACCATCGGACCTTCTCGATAAAAACATAGTTCTAAA GTGA
- the LOC136209911 gene encoding probable LRR receptor-like serine/threonine-protein kinase At1g67720 isoform X2: MWESDSLKKANYLVDVAEGTKRVSTDMPIDVKTHERPPEKVMQTDVVGTNGSLTYRLNLDGFPGYGWAATYFAEIEDLRPSESRKFRLILPGHSDMSIPIVNIQENALGKYRLYQPGYPNVSLPFVLSFRFGKTSDSSMGPLLNALEVNKYLKESDGSMGGEAIASVISLNTSADWAQEGSDPCLPVPWSWLDCTSDERPTIAKIRNMVLLFKTWFLFYRYRWLDGNNLTGPIPDFSGCANLEIIHLENNQLTGEPPSSLASPPNLRELHVQNNLLSGSIPSDLLDKNIVLK; the protein is encoded by the exons ATGTGGGAATCTGATTCTCTGAAGAAAGCAAATTACCTTGTTGATGTTGCTGAGGGTACTAAGAGAGTTTCAACTGACATGCCTATAGATGTCAAAACGCACGAAAGGCCTCCAGAGAAAGTGATGCAAACTGATGTAGTTGGTACGAACGGATCATTAACATATCGGTTGAACTTAGATGGTTTTCCAGGTTATGGTTGGGCTGCAACATACTTTGCAGAAATTGAAGATCTTCGTCCTTCTGAGTCCAGGAAATTCAGGCTTATTCTCCCTGGTCACTCTGATATGAGCATACCTATTGTTAATATCCAAGAAAATGCTCTAGGAAAATATCGGCTCTATCAACCAGGATATCCCAATGTATCCCTCCCTTTTGTATTGTCATTTAGATTTGGGAAGACGTCTGATTCATCCATGGGGCCACTTTTGAACGCCTTGGAGGTTAACAAGTATCTAAAGGAAAGTGATGGTTCCATGGGTG GAGAAGCCATTGCTAGTGTCATATCTCTCAATACATCAGCAGATTGGGCACAAGAAGGCAGTGATCCATGTTTACCAGTTCCATGGTCATGGTTGGATTGCACCTCAGATGAACGGCCGACAATAGCCAAAAT TAGGAACATGGTCTTACTTTTCAAGACTTGGTTCTTGTTTTATCGTTACAGATGGCTTGATGGGAATAATCTAACTGGTCCAATACCCGATTTTAGCGGATGTGCAAATTTGGAGATCAT CCATCTTGAGAACAATCAGTTGACCGGTGAGCCGCCTTCCTCATTAGCGAGCCCACCAAATTTAAGGGAACT GCATGTGCAAAACAACTTGTTATCTGGAAGCATACCATCGGACCTTCTCGATAAAAACATAGTTCTAAA GTGA